The Castanea sativa cultivar Marrone di Chiusa Pesio chromosome 11, ASM4071231v1 genome contains a region encoding:
- the LOC142617312 gene encoding G-type lectin S-receptor-like serine/threonine-protein kinase LECRK3, producing MVSSTLPHCCSLLLLLLLVPLLPTVFTDTKDDCKKMPKSPFVALPGIDPFIKSPSGEFAFGFHPLESSEKKNQFLLAVWFNKTKDPTIVWSANGNKPAPQGSVLKQSSNKEFVLNDPDQDSELWKPQMNGSSKSSCFVMLDSGNLVILDEQYNIIWESFNEPTDTILPGQILPMDTALRSHQSDTNYSDGRFEASLQLDGNFVLYYLLSEKIRRPYYATMTMQWKSVLNFTEDGRMYILDANNSTNSYSLTEKNPGSKESFYHMARIDPDGGFRLYSHPRKEKPTSDGLESCSSSSWIEVQSIPDDTCGRFDANTFVGGLCGLNGICQTSDESSGNGRTFCTCPTGFSPLDPSNGWAGCKPNFPLPSCDNGWEANKERVKFVQLSNMDWPLSDYSFLQGVNETECKQQCLDDCMCVVTIYEKAGDYCWKKKYPLSNGRISANITRKAFIKVLIDPGSEKKGQSAVVVLALLLGSSAFLNILFFSASIVAIIYMYHKRRNSGWNIDSTLATNVRSYTYKELDEATRGFKQTVGKGAFGTVYKGVLASDSKRFVAVKKLGKVVEEGKKEFKTEVSVIGQTHHKNLVRLLGYCDEGQNRLLVYEYMSNGSLASFLFGISRPHWNQRVQIAFGIARGLMYLHEECSTQIIHCDIKPQNILLDEYYTPRIADFGLAKLLLAEQTRAARTGIRGTIGYFAPEWFRKASISVKVDVYSFGVMLLEIICCKSSVAFALGEEEALIDWAYECYKDKKLDKLIENDEEARNDMKRLERLVIVAIWCIQEDPSLRPSMKKVTQMLEGVIEVSVPPSPSLFTSSPPSFKK from the coding sequence ATGGTTTCTTCAACACTTCCTCATTGTTGTTCTCTCTTGCTTCTACTTCTACTTGTTCCTCTCCTTCCCACTGTTTTCACCGACACCAAAGATGACTGTAAAAAAATGCCGAAATCACCTTTTGTTGCACTGCCAGGAATTGATCCATTTATCAAGTCCCCTTCAGGTGAATTTGCCTTTGGATTCCATCCCCTTGAAAGTAGTgagaaaaagaatcaatttttgCTTGCAGTTTGgtttaataaaacaaaagatcCAACTATAGTTTGGTCTGCAAATGGCAATAAACCAGCACCACAAGGTTCAGTACTGAAGCAGTCGAGCAACAAAGAGTTTGTTCTCAATGACCCTGATCAAGACAGTGAGTTATGGAAGCCTCAAATGAATGGTTCTTCCAAATCCAGTTGCTTTGTTATGCTGGATAGTGGGAACTTGGTGATTTTAGATGAACAGTATAATATTATATGGGAAAGCTTCAATGAGCCTACTGATACAATTTTGCCTGGCCAAATACTGCCCATGGACACCGCACTCAGGTCTCACCAATCTGACACTAATTATTCTGATGGGCGCTTTGAAGCTTCGTTACAGTTGGATGGCAATTTCGtgctttattatttattgtctgAAAAAATTAGAAGACCTTATTATGCCACTATGACAATGCAATGGAAATCAGTGTTGAACTTTACTGAGGATGGACGCATGTACATCCTAGACGCAAACAACTCCACCAACAGCTACAGCCTTACTGAGAAAAATCCAGGCTCAAAAGAATCCTTCTACCACATGGCTAGAATTGATCCTGATGGAGGATTCAGATTATACAGTCACCCCAGAAAGGAGAAGCCCACAAGTGATGGACTTGAGAGCTGTTCTTCTTCATCCTGGATTGAAGTGCAAAGCATTCCTGATGATACATGTGGCAGATTTGATGCTAATACTTTTGTAGGTGGGTTATGTGGACTCAACGGCATTTGTCAAACCTCAGATGAATCAAGTGGGAACGGAAGAACATTTTGTACGTGTCCTACTGGATTTTCTCCCTTAGACCCATCCAATGGTTGGGCAGGGTGTAAACCAAATTTTCCATTACCCAGCTGCGATAATGGATGGGAAGCAAATAAAGAGCGTGTAAAGTTTGTACAGCTCTCAAATATGGACTGGCCGTTGTCGGATTACAGCTTTCTTCAAGGGGTTAATGAGACAGAGTGTAAACAACAATGCCTTGACGATTGCATGTGTGTTGTGACCATTTATGAAAAAGCAGGTGATTATTGTTGGAAGAAGAAGTATCCTCTGTCCAATGGAAGAATTAGCGCAAATATTACGAGAAAAGCTTTCATCAAGGTACTTATAGACCCTGGTTCAGAGAAGAAAGGCCAGTCTGCGGTAGTTGTTTTGGCACTACTCCTTGGCAGCTCTGCATTTCTCAATATCCTTTTCTTCTCAGCTAGTATAGTGGCTATTATCTACATGTACCACAAAAGACGGAATTCAGGATGGAATATTGATAGCACACTTGCAACAAATGTGAGAAGCTATACATATAAAGAGCTGGATGAAGCGACTAGAGGCTTCAAGCAAACAGTGGGAAAAGGTGCTTTTGGAACGGTTTATAAAGGTGTCCTTGCATCAGATTCTAAAAGATTTGTCGCAGTCAAGAAGTTAGGTAAGGTGGTAGAGGAAGGTAAGAAGGAATTCAAAACAGAAGTTAGCGTGATCGGTCAGACTCATCACAAGAATTTAGTCCGTTTGCTCGGTTATTGCGATGAGGGGCAGAACCGGCTTCTAGTTTATGAGTACATGAGTAATGGCTCTTTAGCTAGCTTTCTCTTTGGGATATCTAGGCCTCATTGGAACCAAAGGGTGCAAATTGCTTTTGGAATAGCAAGAGGTTTAATGTACTTACATGAAGAGTGCAGCACTCAGATTATCCACTGCGACATAAAACCTCAAAACATACTCCTAGACGAGTACTATACACCAAGAATTGCTGATTTTGGATTAGCAAAGCTTTTGTTGGCCGAGCAAACTCGAGCAGCTCGGACAGGAATAAGAGGGACAATTGGGTACTTTGCACCTGAATGGTTTAGGAAAGCATCTATTTCGGTTAAGGTTGATGTGTACAGTTTTGGTGTGATGTTACTAGAGATTATTTGTTGCAAGTCTAGCGTCGCATTTGCACTGGGAGAAGAGGAGGCATTGATAGATTGGGCTTATGAATGCtacaaagataaaaaattagataagttgatagaaaatgatgaagagGCAAGAAATGATATGAAGAGGCTAGAAAGGCTTGTGATTGTAGCGATTTGGTGTATTCAAGAAGATCCTTCACTGAGGCCCTCAATGAAAAAGGTCACACAAATGCTTGAGGGAGTGATTGAAGTTTCCGTGCCCCCAAGCCCTTCATTGTTTACTTCTTCTCCGCCTTCATTCAAAAAATAG
- the LOC142617435 gene encoding oxoglutarate-dependent flavonoid 7-O-demethylase 1-like translates to MALAPSDSESLEWSLPVPSVQELAIQKLDKVPLRYVRDDLDQITPSNPSLRVPLIDMNKLANPESHEKELQKLHFACQEWGVFQIINHGVFDESLSKMRQQVQEFFDLPLQEKKRWAQKPGSLEGYGQAFVTSEEQKLEWNDMIFLKTLPLQDRSLNFWPENPQEFRKTLETYSEDMRNVAVSIVRFITMGLGLEAQKFCDTFKEGTYEIRMNCYPPCPEPERVIGLNPHADISGITLLLECGDTPGLQVLKDEHWVNVEPVNGAIVVNLGHIMEIISNGKYKAPDHRAVVNNSKQRMSIVTFCYPNPSADIGPAEKLIKSGSPPVYKTLTNAEYFHSFFNRKLEVSFIDSLKISLS, encoded by the exons ATGGCTTTGGCACCTTCAGACTCAGAGAGCCTTGAATGGTCTCTACCAGTTCCAAGTGTTCAAGAGCTTGCAATCCAAAAGCTTGATAAGGTGCCACTTAGATATGTAAGGGATGACTTAGACCAGATTACTCCTTCCAATCCTTCTCTTCGTGTACCTTTGATTGATATGAACAAGTTGGCCAACCCAGAATCCCATGAAAAAGAGCTCCAAAAGCTTCACTTTGCATGTCAAGAATGGGGAGTTTTTCag ATAATAAACCATGGAGTTTTTGATGAATCACTAAGCAAAATGAGACAGCAAGTTCAAGAGTTCTTTGACCTTCCTTTGCAAGAGAAGAAACGTTGGGCTCAGAAACCAGGAAGTCTCGAAGGTTATGGTCAGGCATTTGTGACTTCAGAGGAACAAAAGTTGGAGTGGAATGACATGATCTTCCTCAAAACTCTTCCCCTTCAAGATAGAAGTTTGAATTTCTGGCCAGAAAACCCTCAAGAGTTCAG AAAAACTCTGGAAACTTATTCTGAAGATATGAGGAATGTGGCAGTTTCTATCGTAAGGTTCATAACCATGGGGCTTGGACTTGAGGCTCAAAAATTTTGTGACACTTTTAAAGAAGGAACGTACGAAATAAGGATGAATTGCTATCCTCCTTGTCCCGAACCTGAACGTGTTATTGGCCTTAATCCACATGCCGACATCTCTGGTATAACTCTCTTACTTGAGTGCGGCGACACACCAGGATTGCAGGTTTTGAAAGACGAACACTGGGTTAATGTTGAACCTGTCAATGGTGCAATTGTTGTAAACCTTGGCCATATCATGGAG ATTATAAGCAATGGGAAGTACAAAGCCCCAGATCATAGAGCAGTGGTGaacaattcaaaacaaagaatgTCAATTGTTACTTTCTGCTATCCCAATCCATCTGCGGATATTGGACCCGCAGAGAAGCTTATCAAGTCAGGAAGCCCACCTGTATACAAGACCCTAACAAATGCTGAGTATTTTCATAGCTTTTTCAATCGAAAGCTTGAAGTTTCATTCATTGACAGCCTGAAAATCTCATTGTCATAA